One genomic region from Chthonomonas calidirosea T49 encodes:
- the rdgB gene encoding RdgB/HAM1 family non-canonical purine NTP pyrophosphatase yields the protein MNRELLVATTNPKKGREMLQILGSYCPELTLLTLNDVEPMPIVEEAGETFYENAHLKAVSAAKHTGRIAIADDGGLVIDALNGAPGVHSHRFLGVDASFDEKMDKILELMRHVPDAERTCRFQCVVVVATPDGQEFVSEGVCEGLVAYEKRGHYGFGYDPIFYLPQLQRHMAELTPDEKHRISHRGMALQGVIPILRSLFRLDERER from the coding sequence ATGAATAGAGAGTTGCTTGTTGCGACCACGAATCCCAAGAAGGGGCGCGAAATGCTTCAGATTCTTGGAAGCTATTGCCCTGAGTTAACATTATTGACTTTAAATGATGTAGAACCCATGCCTATTGTGGAAGAGGCGGGGGAGACGTTTTATGAGAACGCCCATTTAAAGGCGGTATCCGCTGCAAAGCACACAGGTAGGATTGCCATCGCTGATGATGGGGGATTGGTAATAGATGCATTAAATGGAGCACCTGGCGTGCATTCCCATCGTTTTTTAGGTGTGGATGCCTCCTTTGATGAAAAGATGGACAAAATTCTCGAGCTCATGAGGCATGTTCCAGATGCAGAGCGCACCTGTCGATTTCAATGTGTTGTCGTGGTTGCAACTCCGGATGGACAAGAGTTCGTTAGTGAGGGTGTATGTGAGGGTTTAGTCGCCTATGAAAAACGTGGTCACTATGGTTTTGGATACGATCCTATCTTTTATTTACCCCAGCTTCAACGACATATGGCGGAGCTAACCCCCGACGAGAAGCATCGCATAAGTCATCGTGGAATGGCTTTACAGGGAGTAATTCCAATTCTAAGAAGCCTATTTCGACTCGATGAAAGAGAACGCTAA
- a CDS encoding alcohol dehydrogenase catalytic domain-containing protein: MLRWNLYGAGLENFGRSGAPEVEEIPQCGPHELLVRHDACGLCYSDTKVVSLGSQHPRLIGRDLTREPVTLGHEVCCTVVDVGSELEGHFERGERYVIQADVFHNGKSMAYGYVFRGGLSEYGIIPREMIEGDEGCYLLPIQAAIGYAEAALVEPWACVVASYAIAHRSHPKPGGSFLLVVGKDGENIEIGDVIGATLTSPVPREVVLITAEGLDVTPIIRQIEATNVKMTRRSVSDLMEGRIGNFDDIIIAGCWDAELVEKVCDMPADDGVVVLALTEPLPPKIALDIGRVHYNRRFYMGAKGNRVADAYKEPRTAELRAGGCAWFIGAAGPMGQMHVQRALQLPEPPELIVVTDRHDDRLESLNKRFGGLARQRQIELITRNVRGMDTDQQAEMLMELTRGRAFDDIVSMVADAAAIEAAVELLANGGWFNIFAGVARGTKIGVPCTRIVRDGCRFIGSSGSSLAAMRETLARVEQATLNTNASLAAIGGMEAARDGLQAVKEGRFPGKTLIFPHLHQLPLTALPDLKDVLPSVYGLLEDGQFWTRAAEEELFRLLL; the protein is encoded by the coding sequence ATGTTACGATGGAATTTGTATGGAGCTGGTCTAGAGAACTTTGGACGTAGCGGCGCTCCTGAAGTGGAGGAGATACCCCAATGCGGCCCTCATGAACTGTTGGTGCGCCATGATGCGTGTGGTCTATGCTATTCCGACACGAAGGTGGTCTCGCTTGGCTCGCAACATCCGCGACTAATAGGACGTGACCTTACGAGAGAGCCTGTGACGCTAGGTCATGAGGTTTGTTGCACCGTGGTGGATGTAGGGAGCGAGTTAGAGGGACACTTCGAACGCGGAGAACGCTACGTTATTCAGGCCGACGTATTCCATAACGGCAAATCTATGGCATATGGCTACGTGTTTCGGGGAGGTCTATCCGAGTACGGCATCATTCCGCGAGAGATGATCGAGGGGGATGAGGGCTGCTATCTATTGCCGATTCAAGCAGCAATAGGCTATGCAGAGGCTGCGTTGGTAGAGCCGTGGGCCTGCGTGGTTGCCTCTTACGCAATCGCCCACCGCTCACACCCTAAGCCTGGGGGCAGCTTCTTGCTTGTGGTAGGAAAAGATGGCGAGAATATTGAGATCGGGGACGTGATTGGGGCGACGCTCACGTCGCCCGTGCCGCGAGAAGTAGTTCTCATAACGGCTGAAGGACTTGATGTTACTCCTATTATAAGGCAGATCGAGGCAACAAATGTAAAGATGACTCGTCGCTCTGTAAGCGATCTCATGGAAGGCCGCATCGGAAATTTTGATGATATTATTATTGCCGGTTGTTGGGATGCGGAGCTTGTAGAGAAAGTCTGTGATATGCCGGCCGATGATGGGGTCGTGGTACTTGCCTTAACTGAGCCTCTTCCGCCGAAGATTGCCCTTGACATCGGACGAGTCCATTATAACCGTCGTTTTTATATGGGGGCTAAAGGAAATAGGGTGGCAGATGCCTATAAAGAGCCGCGTACCGCAGAATTGCGTGCTGGAGGATGTGCATGGTTCATTGGCGCGGCTGGGCCTATGGGACAGATGCATGTGCAGCGAGCCTTGCAGTTGCCAGAACCTCCCGAGCTTATTGTTGTAACTGACAGACATGATGATAGGTTGGAGAGCTTAAATAAGCGCTTTGGAGGATTAGCGAGACAGCGTCAAATAGAGCTGATTACGCGCAACGTGCGTGGGATGGATACTGACCAGCAGGCAGAAATGCTGATGGAGCTCACGCGTGGCAGAGCATTTGATGATATCGTTAGTATGGTGGCTGATGCAGCTGCGATCGAAGCGGCAGTAGAGCTTCTAGCAAATGGAGGTTGGTTTAATATCTTTGCTGGGGTTGCTAGAGGAACAAAAATCGGCGTACCTTGCACGCGTATCGTGCGGGATGGTTGTCGGTTTATTGGCAGCAGTGGCTCTTCCCTGGCCGCCATGAGGGAAACTTTGGCGCGTGTAGAGCAGGCCACGCTCAATACAAATGCCTCTCTAGCAGCAATTGGTGGGATGGAAGCTGCCCGTGACGGCCTTCAGGCCGTGAAGGAAGGGAGATTTCCAGGAAAGACTCTTATTTTCCCTCACCTTCACCAGCTGCCACTAACTGCTTTACCCGATTTGAAAGATGTCCTGCCTTCTGTATATGGACTGCTAGAAGATGGCCAGTTTTGGACAAGAGCGGCCGAGGAAGAACTTTTTCGGCTATTGCTTTAA